One Carettochelys insculpta isolate YL-2023 chromosome 1, ASM3395843v1, whole genome shotgun sequence genomic window, ACTTTTAGCACCCCAACTCTTAGTACCAGAAAAACTAGAAGATGATGAGCAATATGAATAAGAACAAAATTGGTGTGCGTGTGCAAAACAGCCACTGGATGTCACCACTGCTCCAGGTGAAATGCAgataaaacagaattttaaataaaGACAGGATATTATTTAACTAGTTTAGGTGGCACTATGACCTCTGCAGTTGCTTTAATATTTCACAGGTGCATTCTGTACAAACTGCTGTAGACGAATGCAGTTTAATTACTATAGTGGGTTGCATGcgcccttttttctttttggaaacaAGCCATTATATTCCcagatgaatttgaattcataGGCTGTAAGTGTGAGTGAATATCATTGTACTATGACACTCTGGAAATGTAAACTAAGAAAGTACAACATTGGAGTTATAACAATGAACCTGATTGgaaagcagtgtgtgtgtcttGTGAAACAAAAGCATCTTCATGAATATCTATTCTCCTTTAATTTGCTGTCTGCCATGCAGCCTGTATGTCAAGCCTTCCAGAACTGAATTTTTGCAGTTTTTATCCTTATCAGACTCATTAACTAGTGCTTGATCCACTTGCCTAAAAGCAAGCCTCTGTAGTGGTATCTAATATTCTAAAATCATCTAAAAAAAGCATTTAAGTCAATAAACAGATAACAAATTAGATGAGTTGAATTAAAGTTTTaattccattaaaaataaattaggtaATTTAGAACAGCAGAAGGTTGCTACAGCTGAGTACTGTATTTAGGAAATCCACTTACATATTACATGTATTTCATGCTTGTTCATATGTGATGCATCTATTCCAGTTGGAATATGAAGAAGGAACTTTTGTATTTCAAGAATGACAGTATCTGTATTCACAATCCCATACTGCCTGACATTTTCAAGCATCCAGACATTTAGGGCTTACAGCTCCCATTATGACATTTATGGCTAGATTTTCAATATAGTTTAGCATCCAAGGTGTccagttcttttgaaaacctAGTATCAATTGTGGGCtctgaacacttttgaaaatttggcgtAAAGAGAAGATTAATGAATAGAATAATCCCACAATGAGGGTTTTAGAAAGCATCCATGACTGCCATTGTTATACTTTAATGTCTTACTAAACTGTCTGATTATTCTGTAAAAAGTACAGACGAAACGGAAAATTTCTGCAGCAAGACAAGAGCTGCAATCAATACTCCAAGTCCTAGGTAAAATTAGAGAGGACTCGGAAGACCacgaggccatgtctacactagcaagctctttcaaaagaagtgggctctttcaaaagatattgcagagcatctacacacaaaaagcattctttttaaagtaaaatcgaaagaatgtgggggtcctttcaaaagcacacttccactcctgtttcagaaagaatgtcttctttcaaaagcttctttcaaaagtaacagtgtgtagacactccacagggcccttctttcgaaagaggggttcTCATGATACCTGATTCTTTgatccctagcccattcttttgaaagaacgggggctgtgtggacgttctccATCAAAAGAACAgatggatctttcaaaaggaggtttcttgggaagatatcttccagaagaacttctttcaaaggatctctgtagtgtagatgtagcctgactgTTTGTAGCTTAAAAAGGAAGTTCTTATTTCAGCCAAACTCACTCATTCATTCCAATATCCCTTCTCtctaataaaaaaaatgaagaaagtcTCTTTCCTACAAGTTTAACAGTTGTCACTATTTGATTTTCATCATGTCTGTCTTATCAAGACAACTTGTAAGAGAAAATTCTGGTGGCTATTCTGAAAACATTATTTCATTTACTTCAAACATTGTAGATATTAGCTaaatagagccctgcatggatacaaaaattCGTATCTGCattcatatctgcaaaaatgagccatggatatccacaCCATGAAtgcagatacccatggatataaagttggtatctgcaaatttgcagggttctacatataaaatttgtttccacatctgcatctgcaaaaatgagctgcagatatctgcatctaTACCTGTAGATAAGGATACTCACAAATATAAAgaagatatctgtggatttgcatgACTCTATAGAAAACACAAGACCTATTTTGGACTCTGCTACAGTCAGTAATTTACCATTTCATTAACCTGTTTAAGTGGGTCCACACAGAGGTTTGCACCAatttaaatagtttaaaaaaaaaaaaaaaaaaaaaaccacacacacacacacacacacactttagttAAAACCTGTATGTTTAAGTCATGACTAAGCCAGCCAGCTCAAATATTAACCCATAGTTCTGACTAAATAAGAATGCTTTTATGCGTCAGTTATGTACAAGGTGTGAAGCTACATAAATACTATCAAACATCACAACTATTTACTCCGTAacatagataaataaataagtagtttacattttatgaaaaaagcaagtttaatattttaattgttgGATTTCTGTAACTGTAATATAATTCAAAATACATTTAGGGAAACCAGGCCAAAAAAATTTGCTCTCAGAGAATGCTGGCAGTttcagcaactgaaaacagaaatGTTGTACTGGAACCCAAGATAGCCTATCATGAATGAATGACTAAACACAAATATAGTCTCTTTAGCAGAGCAGCCCTTTTGGATTTAGCCAGAAATATTACCTTTCCTGTCTGGGGTATGGCATTTTTCATTATCCTTGCCACATTTGCAATTGGAAGATATATATCTTGTTCTCTAAAACTTTCTTTTGAGCCATTTGTGTCTTCGTGATCATTCATACTGTCCTCAGTGTCtagcaaaataaagaaaagttagtACTGGGTGCACTGGTCTTTCTTTTCATCGCCTTATCAGTATTCTACTTATTAATCCAAGACGACTAACATTCCAAACCTCCGATCAACTCTGAACAGTGCCATAAAAAAGGTTACTGCAGAAGCATTCCTTCTTATCCTCCTCTAAATGTGAAATTTCAAGCCCAGAAGATAATGATATGAATCTGAAATGAATGACTGGCAATATTCAGTGAGATTTAACAACAAGGACTGAAATGGGAACACCCCACTTCTAAGTGAGTAAGTTAAAAAGACTAAGTAAGttaaagagactttaacaaccgccTACAGAAACAtttctattcaaattcaacacattaacatgtggtttgaacagggacagcaattacctgacccattataaagggctctttcacatactttgacctaacactcccaccccaccgctgcctctcttcttttctctgatttgccaacagtgacaatttttctgatttgtcaatcctgataatttttggacctctgtgctttatatattgagtctgttctgttaagactatagatctgaagaagtgggtctgtcccaggaaagctcatcacctaataaattcttttgttagtctttgaagtgctccatgacagctttttttgttctgatagaatacagactaacagggctctctGTTACTTCAAGTGAATGCAACTTGTTTGCAACCCTGGAAGGTCCAGAATTGTTAAAAATTAACACACGCTCTCATAACACTGTGGTGcctagaaaagttattttctatCACACTTCACCAATATGTATTCTTTTTATATATTAACATGGACACAGCCAATATTGTTCTTCCCAATACCAGCATCAAACACTAAGAGTTGTTTGTTGAGCAATGTTATATCTTTTTAAAAGAGACATTACAATCATCTGTCTTCCTGAAATAGCACAAGCACCATCTTTTGGTATTTAACATACGCCATCCCATTACGTGTCAACACTGTGTGgattagttcttttttgaagaaCATGAGTGCTCTTTCAAGAGGTTCTGATGGTATCAAACACTGCAAACCCATTTCAAATTGGTCAAAATGGAACTGTATACAGTACAGGGAGTCATTATGAATGCAGATAAACAGACCAACACTTTGATTCATGAATGATGGAGAATTAATGGAAGAGACAGACAAAAAGTGACAAGACATTTTATCATACTGTATTATGTAGTATGTATATAGTATTATGTGAGGACAAACGTCCATTTGAACCGGTAGGCTTCTTACCGTCATGAGGCTGTATTACAAAATGACCCCCACCCATGTAATCTCCAGCAATTCCTAACTGAGAAGCATCTGTTGTAGAACTGTCACCATCCAtctataataaaaagaaaaaaaaatcatatactCCAATATGCCACAAGTAACAGTGCTTAGCAGTGGAGTCACTTAAGTTATCTTGAAAGTGAGGGGCCAAATTCAGTCCTGACACAAGCAAGCACCTTCCTATCAAAAACAGCATTCACTGCTCTTcaaataagtttgattttgacttGAGCTGCTTTGGCTTCAGTCGCTTGTTCACTTGTAATCTCTTCCAAAGGTACTTTTAATGTAATGCAATATTGTTCGTGAAAAATATTAAACCAAGGAAACGCCCTCTATCATTCAAAGGGATGTTGCATGTTGTTTATGAACATGAAACCTAACAATTCCTCCCGCTGGTACAAAGAGAAAACAAGCCACAATGCTCTCAGATTACAGAGAATGAATATTCGTCCTTTAGATTATTAAACAATACACAGGCAGCTCCAACTACAAGATCACACTAAAAGGCTAAATACTTAAAAGAATtacattatttattttgaaaagtaaTCAGCTATATTCTTATAGAAAAGAGGTGTTTATGTCAATATAACTGTTTTACATTTAGCTAGATAAGCCCTCTATTGACAGATCTCTTAATGCTACCCATCACCCCATTGTCAATTGGTTATTAACTTTGTTCAACTTTTAACTGCATGGGCTGAAGTTTTCCATGTTTGGCCTCTGCCGCAGGCTGAGCTTTTTGAAGAAATTCTCAATAAAACTCTGATACTGTTTGAGAATGAGAACAGGGAAACATTAGgtaattttgcttattttgaaaaggtgttctaaagcagtggttctctaCCCACTGAATTCAGCACACGTTTGTACATCTCAATGGCCTGTCATGACGTAGTAAATAGCTTTTGTGCAAAAATCATCCGGCTTACTGAACTATTTCTTACCTACAATATATAGTACACAATACATATGAACATAATCGTTGTATGAAGCACACCAGTAGCTCTTGagctccctgctctgggcagTATGATCTGTGGAGCTACAACACAACTCAAGTCTAGCCCATACCTCAGGGGAATCCGACAGTCAAATTTGTGGGTGGTGCACAGGATCACAGCACCACTTGGTCAAATTTGGCTTGGCTGGCCTGTCACCATGATGGTAGTGCAGCTGGATCAAACCTAAGCAATGCTGTGGCCCTGCATACCAGGTCACAACACTCAATGCTAGGAGCTGAGGTCAGTGGACCCCACAGAACTAGAGATGTATGATGCACCCCCGCAGGGTGAGAGCAGGGGAAATTCTGCAGCTGATCACTGCAATACCCTCTACCTCCTCACCATCCTTCGACACATACCAGTACGCTCATCCCTCGCTACACGAGCATAAttagttcccaactttctgctcataggcaaaaacttgtaaggaGGACACTAAATTAACCTTACATACACACTGAAGTCTGATTGGTTCCCAGCACTCCCAACtcggcactgcttttgaaaggcacgtgaaccttgggttggggggatgggggggacttggaaaggacagtttggggccatgagcgggagggaagATTAAAACTTGGTGGCAGCTCCCATGGAGGCTTGTTCCTCTGGGCTGTACCAGCggtatcggggggggggggtgcagaacGTGGTAGGCCAGGCAATTTGGGGACCAGgatgggctggggggctgcagctggagctgcgagctgggggagtgttgggagtgggccaaggTGCTGCAATCTGTGGGTAGGGGgaagtgttgggagcaggctgagcTGGGCCAGAGGGTGCAGGGGCATGTTGGCAGCAGACTGAGCCAGGCTGGAGGGCGTTGGAAGCAGCCTGAGCTGGGCCCAAGGGTGCGGGGGAGCTGCAGAGCATTGCTGGATGCGCCTGACCGCATGGCTGCAGGTGGCCCACTTTGCAGCCAGAGCCGCTTTGCCATGCACACTTGGAGGTAGTGGCAGCTCCTCCGGGCTGCATCAGCAGTAAGTCCTTAGCTTACCTGAAGAGGTGGGCTAGGGGACCGGGCTGGATGGGTGTTGGGAGGGCTGTGTGCTGCGgatgggggttcaggctgaggttagctggggccaggctgtggggggttggagctgtgggaagggggtaaggctcgtattagcagggggagttcactcatctagtgaacaaaggtaagtatgcgTGTCcgtcattttagcgagtactcgtaagtacagtacttgtttaacaagggatgagtaaTCATGTTTTGGGCTGCAATCCACCCTTGAGAAGCCCTCTTCTAAACCCTCATTGGTATGGAGCCAAAACTCCATTTGTTTGGGAGTTAGTCCTGGGGCAACAGAGGTGCCTTTAGCTGTTCCAATGAAAACATGTCCAAATTTGACCAAACCACACTAAAAAGTTGCCATTTGACTAGAATTTTTCTGGATTTTCTGTGTTTACCAGGTATGGTTCTGTGTCTCACTGGCTCTCTTTTGAAGCAGACATGCAGACCAGAAGCTCTAGGTTGTATGTAGACCAAACGATTTCACCTCCATTTCTGTTAAGAGCTtacaaaaaacaagaacaaaaaccccCCAAACCTGAAATTTCTGAAAATTCAGAAGCATTCGTTCTTGTTTGCTGTAATGGTTTgatttttctgcagaaaaaaaattttaaattgaGTTATGATTTTTCAATTTTAGAGAAAAACCTCTCATGCAGTTAAACTTTGCCTGAGCTACAACCGGTGATGCACTCCCTTCTCCACAAAAACATGCctaaactaaacaaaaaacaaaccagcaaaaaacttttcatttaaagtttccatcagaaattttttgttttttttttttaagttaaaggAACATATTAAACCAGCTTTCTTGAAGAAAAAGGCTGTTTGCGTAAAAGGCCATATTTCAATGAAAAAATGTCAATCAAGCTCCGGCTGTTAGTATGTGCTAGCAGCTATGACAGTATGATTACATCTGTAACAGGACTTCCTATCTTCAGGAGTTGAATTAGccttgcttgttttttgtttaactGTCTACCAAAAACCCAACCAACCACATCTGGATTTCTCTAACATGAGAATGAGAAACAGTCTTACTTCTCATCCTAAAAAGGGATCTGCCACATGGATCTTTATGACCACAGTAAAGTTTTTCTTCAAGGGCATGATCTAAACCATACTGAGTATTCATCTTCCTGTAACCATAAGCAATACAGCAGAAACACTAGTGACAGCAACCAAATGAGTTATCTACATCAGCTGCTTAGAACAGATCCAAATTCACCAATGTTGGCTGTTATTGCAACACAGGTATTAGTCTATCTACCACGACTGAATACAATAGGAACCAAAAAAGCAACCTTGTAACTACTTTGGTAAGAATTATGAGATTGTGTTGCCAGTTTAACCACATGAAGGTGGTGTCACCACAACCCTGACCCACTGCCCCAACACTTTGGCAGACCAAAGCCTGTTGTGAGTGGACCTAGCTACTAGATTTCTAAGCCCCTTGGATCTGGACAGTGACTAGTCACTGTTGCTAGTTCTTGACCTTTGAACACTCATAGGTGAAGATGGTGTATCTGACACCTGTCTTGGGCACTGTGGCCCCAATGTCCAGTCACCTCACACCCCAGGTGACaagacagcaagtgtgaaaaatcaggactggAGAAGCTGTGGTGTAAGAGGGATAAAAGGTAATGCTGTATGAAAGCCCTAAATATCAAGACTGTCCCTACAAatatcaggacatctggtcactccACTCACATCCCCACCCTCCAGATCTTCAGGTGCCTACCTATGGTTCCTAAGAGTTCCACCACACTGTGCTAACCCTTTCCAAAATGaagagcttgtctacattttttttttttttttaaaaaccctcccatttaaaaaaaatgacaaaaaccCCAAAGCTCTCACACAGCAAAGCAGGATAATTCAAGATAGGAGGGCTTCTCCCTCAAAATAATtattccagctctgtgaatgactTTTGCTGAAACCTCCTTCCCCACTTTCAGGGAAAGTGTGCAAATAAAGCACAGCTATTATAGGTTCATGTGAAGACTCCTTTTGCAATTCTGTGGCTGTGAATTGTGGCTGCAAGTGATAATGCTCTATTTCACAATGTTGTGGCTGTGTGAATACAATTTTCCAGCATTACTTTAGGcattaagaacatcaaaatatgtaatggtaaaaaaaatcctgcagtgtagacacagccaatgtggcAGGCGGGCAAGGAATACAGGCTTAAACAAAGAAATTTATTAACTACAGACACTTTgtgcccttaaaaaaaaaatcatttgaattACAGATCTTTGAAAAGTAACAAAAAACACCAAACACTCCTGAATACATTCCTCGTCTGAGCTCATCCCTCCTGTGACTCCTGGATTTGATCATCATCTCTGGGCTGAGCAGCCCTTCTTACCTCTTCTTCCCTTAGCCTGGCCTTCTTGCATGTGACAATCTGACAGAGAATAcagatattttctctctcttaatATAGTCTCTGACCCCTACAGCCATTTAAGTAGGTTGAAGATCATCAGCCACTTTCCCAGCCAGGCTTCTGAAGGGTTATGGTACTTCTGCATGGGCTCATTCTTGAAGATTAAAGCTATGAATTAGTGCTTTATGCCAACGTGTGTCAAACTTGCACTACAAAACATTGGTGCGCTAGTccaggtgcacaaagtggggcaAACCCCTAGAGGGAGTGTgatattttgtaagggggggcacagcacgattggctgTTCCCCCACCTCTTCACAGCTTCTGCTGTGTCTGCTTTCTCCTGCACAGCCTCTGCCATTGCATCACCAAGGGAACACCCACCCCGCTGCTGGGCCAATCAGtgtgcacagaggccctgagacaagcagcaggggcagctggcttAATGAAGTACACTTCTCCCTTCAGAGCACctcctggagcctcccagcacgTCCTTCCTGAGCACCccctcctgtggtcctcccacaggttgggaagTCCCTGGATAATTGCAGGGCAGAAAAGGGGGGcatgacctaaaaagtttgcttacccctgctCTAGTCCACAAAGGATGACAAATGAGTATTCATACAAAACTAGATTGTGTTTACAATGACAGACTTCCAGCACCCCAAATCTGCATGAGAAAATTTTAGGGGAAGAAAACCTACCCACTCTGGTTATTGCCTATACCAACACACTTGCACTAACAGTGATGCAAGCATTAATGTACAGAGAGGGCACCAGACAGACATCAGCATTTGAGGCAGGGCTGCTTAACTCTGCTTAGAACATATCTATTGGACAGAGTGGGTAAAATGTCAGTGCCTATATGAGCGATTTTACTGATTACATGATTGGTACAAGTTACTTTTG contains:
- the NFYB gene encoding nuclear transcription factor Y subunit beta isoform X2, translating into MDGDSSTTDASQLGIAGDYMGGGHFVIQPHDDTEDSMNDHEDTNGSKESFREQDIYLPIANVARIMKNAIPQTGKAMKGEKGIGGTVTTADGLGEELAEEAFTNQLPAGLITTDGQQQNVMVYTTSYQQISGVQQIQFS